The Aedes aegypti strain LVP_AGWG chromosome 3, AaegL5.0 Primary Assembly, whole genome shotgun sequence genome contains a region encoding:
- the LOC110678452 gene encoding uncharacterized protein LOC110678452 yields MLEFINKNKITKIKKRGTYSRLLQKYRKRFKQAFRNNPATQEVNSALGEPETFHRHDPGNVENIGTVMNNREIVEHTESERKIVTDIRKWSAENNIPQTALKSLIDVLNSNLQLDLPKDPRSIMRTPRNVDIRPMGEGGQYWHQGLEPCLRRIFRDIRTDTSISININIDGLPIYKSTTKNFWPILCNIYEIPSIAPIVVGIFYGYGKPKDVNAFLNPFIDELLKILESGIIIHGHRLSIHIRCFVCDTPARSFIKNVTNFNGKYGCIKCTTKGRFSQLSRTMTYPELNAPLRTDKEFRENQYPDHQRGYTPLVKLPIDMVNDIIVGDSLHLLELGVMKKMITSWRTGSMSMKAKWGSFQKKEISEYLIQVKFPVEINRKMRSLEFVSLWKGLEYRHFLNYVGIVILKDHLPEKFYDHFLYLFCAVRICSAENYANLLPVARSLIIDFIEDFKALYGTEFVSSNVHNLCHIVSEVERFGPLPTFTAYPFENYMHSLKKIVRTGPNPLAQIAARIIEAANSKSSEGAIHQNHATIAEKQGRIILAIKNFQLSTNFEDRWFLTKQCELIRFNDVSRDKADLLIFGSQIIHKYDFFQKPFKSSHIHIYIAKVKSSNYSNTMHFNIHDVFCKLVPLHRKEGIVFIPLLHTIQ; encoded by the exons ATGCTTGAATTcattaacaaaaacaaaataacaaaaatcaaGAAACGAGGAACATATAGTAGGCTGCTTCAAAAATATCGCAAACGTTTCAAACAAGCTTTCCGTAATAATCCGGCTACTCAAGAAGTCAACAGCGCATTAGGGGAACCTGAAACCTTTCACCGACATGATCCCGGAAATGTCGAGAATATTGGAACAGTTATGAATAAtcgtgaaattgttgaacatACAG AGAGTGAAAGGAAAATAGTTACTGATATTAGGAAATGGTCGGCCGAAAACAACATTCCACAGACAGCtctaaaatcattaatagatgTCCTTAACAGCAACCTTCAACTTGATTTACCCAAAGACCCACGATCTATTATGCGAACACCCAGGAATGTGGACATCCGCCCTATGGGAGAAGGAGGACAATATTGGCATCAAGGACTGGAGCCATGTCTAAGGAGGATTTTCCGTGATATCAGGACTGATACGTCAATTTCGATTAATATAAACATAGATGGTCTGCCAATTTACAAAAGTACAACGAAAAACTTTTGGCCTATTTTATGCAACATTTACGAGATTCCTAGTATTGCACCAATTGTCGTGGGAATATTCTATGGCTACGGAAAACCGAAAGACGTAAATGCATTTCTCAACCCGTTCATCGATGAGCTACTAAAAATATTAGAATCGGGAATCATCATCCATGGACACCGGCTCTCCATACACATCCGCTGTTTTGTTTGTGACACCCCCGCTAGATCTTTTATTAAAAATGTGACAAACTTCAATGGAAAGTATGGGTGCATCAAATGTACGACCAAGGGACGATTTAGCCAGTTATCGAGAACAATGACGTATCCGGAGTTAAATGCCCCTCTAAGGACCGATAAGGAATTTCGAGAAAACCAGTATCCTGATCATCAACGAGGATACACACCACTTGTGAAACTACCAATCGACATGGTGAACGACATCATTGTTGGTGACTCATTGCATCTACTTGAACTAGgagttatgaaaaaaatgataacTAGTTGGCGAACAGGTTCAATGTCGATGAAAGCGAAATGGGGTTCTTTTCAGAAAAAAGAGATATCAGAATATCttattcaagtaaaatttccTGTCGAGATTAATCGAAAAATGAGATCACTAGAATTTGTCTCGCTGTGGAAAGGTTTGGAATAtcgacattttttaaattacgtTGGTATAGTTATACTTAAGGACCATCTCCCTGAAAAATTTTACGATCATTTCCTATACCTTTTCTGTGCTGTAAGAATTTGTTCTGCAGAAAACTATGCCAATCTGCTACCGGTTGCACGATCATTAATCATTGATTTTATCGAAGACTTTAAAGCACTTTATGGTACTGAGTTTGTATCTAGTAACGTACACAATCTCTGCCACATAGTGAGTGAGGTTGAACGGTTCGGACCATTGCCAACATTCACCGCGTACCCGTTTGAGAATTATAtgcattctttaaaaaaaatagtacgAACCGGTCCGAATCCATTAGCACAAATAGCAGCTCGGATAATTGAAGCAGCCAATTCAAAAAGTTCTGAAGGTGCTATTCATCAGAATCATGCAACAATAGCAGAAAAGCAAGGAAGAATAATCTTggcaatcaaaaatttccaactaagcacaaactttgaagacagaTGGTTTCTCACAAAACAATGTGAATTGATTCGCTTTAATGACGTTTCTAGGGATAAGgcagatttattgattttcggGTCGCAAATTATTCataagtatgatttttttcagaagccATTTAAATCATCTCATATTCATATTTACATTGCTAAAGTAAAATCAAGTAACTATTCAAATACCATGCATTTCAATATTCATGATGTGTTTTGTAAATTAGTTCCTTTACATAGAAAAGAAGGTATTGTGTTCATACCACTACTGCATACGATTCAGTAA
- the LOC110678453 gene encoding uncharacterized protein LOC110678453, with the protein MYTVVQFIENQKFKVMAVPTKWVEKSCLLWPRAANAKIEQLRISGRTFEGATKKIPAIVCGRFKEISLAEEAAEELSKREVSDVDGKKKRLKPAKKPKASAKKNYNDMIEEFNRQPLTELSQTAQPKVRVINAGKLQPSVPTTILRASGESSEAPSKTVDSTASHDMPFPAAEAAQVVTDIRHSTSFLAAPTQDTMPTVLHLAQENQMEAPMDQTDQWPTSSKMIGGTSPTTLVDANQIYFQDENIVYLQPSDENDISGLQIAGSMSYEQMKADLKVFIEQTVEKSIENAFQNNFARYAALSEIQAKDDSAKTVPDDSVENHAPINDEDELAKWNIKLNNKELQRRYLEYFSKIIIPNAYNQKGNNACYTVVDCLFSREFWTKMTWTGISRSDKAKRGFREYGNVTQLLGDIVRIGDPSYTAQQLELFCRNRLFRYCKSRSTSRRLRKSACRPKRSSKATATVEQNAADADDLCSSDDARMSGELSNSDEYETDSAGLERDEKISSDSS; encoded by the exons ATGTACACCGTCGTTCAGTTTATTGAGAACCAAAAATTCAAGGTGATGGCTGTCCCCACAAAATGGGTTGAAAAGAGCTGCTTGTTGTGGCCAAGAGCtgcaaatgcaaaaattgaacaATTACGAATTTCTGGACGAACGTTCGAAGGAGCCACTAAGAAAATTCCGGCGATAGTGTGCGGCCGCTTTAAGGAAATCAGCCTTGCAGAGGAAGCGGCAGAAGAACTGTCCAAGCGAGAAGTCTCCGATGTAGACGGTAAGAAGAAGCGGCTCAAGCCTGCCAAAAAACCGAAGGCATCGGCGAAGAAGAACTACAATGATATGATTGAAG AATTCAACCGCCAACCTCTTACTGAACTGTCCCAAACAGCACAGCCAAAGGTGAGAGTCATCAATGCCGGCAAACTGCAACCTTCCGTGCCAACAACAATCCTGCGTGCATCAGGCGAATCCAGTGAAGCTCCCAGTAAAACAGTAGATTCAACAGCAAGCCATGATATGCCATTCCCTGCAGCTGAAGCGGCTCAGGTTGTTACGGATATCCGCCATTCAACATCATTTTTGGCGGCACCTACGCAGGACACTATGCCAACTGTTTTACACTTGGCTCAAGAAAATCAAATGGAAGCTCCTATGGATCAGACTGATCAGTGGCCAACATCGAGTAAAATGATTGGAG GAACGTCTCCTACAACGCTTGTGGATgccaatcaaatttattttcaggatgaaaatattgtttatctTCAGCCCTCAGACGAAAACGACATTTCTGGTTTACAAATCGCAG gATCAATGAGCTACGAGCAAATGAAAGCTGACCTGAAAGTGTTCATAGAACAAACTGTCGAGAAATCTATCGAGAATGCGTTCCAAAACAACTTCGCGCGTTATGCAGCTTTGTCTGAGATACAAGCTAAGGATGACTCTGCAAAGACTGTCCCAGATGATTCCGTGGAAAATCATGCGCCAATAAATGACGAAGATGAGCTAGCGAAGTGGAATATAAAACTCAACAACAAAGAATTGCAACGGCGTTAT TTGGagtatttctcaaaaataatcaTTCCAAATGCGTATAACCAAAAAGGCAACAATGCTTGCTATACTGTGGTAGACTGCCTGTTTTCACGTGAGTTTTGGACGAAGATGACATGGACAGGAATCAGTCGAAGCGATAAAGCAAAGAGAGGTTTCCGTGAATACGGTAATGTCACTCAGCTTTTGGGTGATATAGTACGAATTGGCGATCCGTCCTACACTGCGCAGCAATTGGAGTTATTTTGCCGAAACCGCCTGTTTCGCTACTGCAAATCTCGATCTACTAGTCGACGGCTTCGGAAATCAGCATGCAGACCAAAACGCTCCAGTAAAGCAACAGCCACAGTTGAACAAAATGCCGCCGATGCTGATGATCTGTGTTCATCTGATGACGCACGGATGTCGGGCGAACTTTCTAACAGCGACGAATATGAAACTGATTCTGCAGGACTGGAGCGCGACGAAAAAATCTCTTCAGATTCCAgctaa